Proteins encoded in a region of the Elizabethkingia bruuniana genome:
- a CDS encoding HK97 family phage prohead protease — MNKAPLFITNDQQVRNSYGFYVDTAGIDLKSRFDTNPVCLNNHSNDTKDVLGKWIDIEVKDGKLLMRPAFDTKDPAGEEVVRKVLSGTLKGCSLGIMFDPADLVNEGGKLILKKCVLFEVSIVAVPSNGNAIALFNMNEERLSEADIKSLCLSLQTVNPFENNKTMKILLAHLQLPEGSTEEAILTAIKATESQLTASKTQFTELKTKYDALEAKQNAKLQADYEGLKTAALKDGRIDAAAVPTIEELPLEKRIDLLNTLPKRGTVKEAIESTDGKSTTEKYEKLSWEQLDKGNHLATLKSKHPEYYEQRFEQQYGRKPNKK; from the coding sequence ATGAATAAAGCTCCGCTATTTATAACCAACGATCAACAAGTCCGAAACTCGTACGGATTCTATGTTGATACCGCAGGAATCGATTTAAAAAGCCGATTCGATACAAATCCGGTTTGTCTCAATAATCATTCTAATGATACAAAGGATGTACTGGGTAAATGGATTGATATCGAAGTTAAGGACGGTAAACTTTTAATGCGCCCTGCATTTGATACAAAAGACCCGGCAGGTGAAGAAGTTGTCAGAAAAGTATTATCAGGAACTCTTAAAGGTTGTTCACTGGGAATTATGTTCGATCCTGCTGATCTGGTTAATGAAGGCGGAAAACTTATTCTTAAAAAATGTGTACTGTTTGAAGTCTCAATTGTAGCAGTACCATCTAACGGTAATGCAATCGCATTATTTAACATGAACGAAGAAAGGCTTTCTGAGGCTGATATCAAATCCCTTTGCCTTTCATTACAAACCGTTAATCCATTTGAAAACAATAAAACAATGAAAATCTTACTTGCGCATTTGCAACTCCCTGAAGGATCAACGGAGGAAGCAATCCTAACCGCTATTAAAGCGACAGAATCACAATTAACAGCGTCAAAAACTCAGTTTACAGAGTTAAAAACAAAATATGATGCACTGGAAGCAAAACAGAATGCCAAGCTTCAGGCTGATTACGAAGGTTTAAAGACTGCGGCATTAAAAGACGGTAGAATCGATGCTGCTGCTGTTCCTACTATTGAAGAATTGCCACTGGAAAAACGCATAGACTTACTAAACACCCTACCAAAGAGAGGTACTGTAAAAGAAGCTATCGAAAGCACCGATGGAAAATCTACGACAGAGAAGTACGAAAAATTAAGCTGGGAGCAGCTTGATAAAGGAAATCACCTTGCGACATTAAAATCAAAGCATCCGGAGTATTACGAGCAAAGGTTTGAACAGCAATATGGTAGAAAACCTAACAAAAAATAA
- a CDS encoding phage portal protein family protein: MEETKIGFETLAAKAKGSNNGQNIKISQVLVVQPPKRDSTDVVKWRSAIKSADKGKRSPLTLLINDLLLDPVMADALDRRIRKITNHDIVFLSDGDEIDEMFDLIDSLKFEELLQELILSKAYGKSVVELAFNPSFDIYSIPRQNLDTKRKVILKDVSQDDGISYENDDFILNIGKDDDLGFLTRVAPYVIFKRNGGADYAQFCELFGIPILAGLYDPEDENARTEMEDSMTKRGAGGSIVMSKNSDIKPISSGEGKTVVHDKFLSWLDEQILIGIIGQTMTTKNGSSLSQSQVHQKTEEEIAESDRRFVQRYLNTYLVPILEKRGYPVKAGFFKFLDKDDTPLIDKLDIALRVDEKTAEGVDDEYFYTTFGLPKGTKTKTKESNPSKEEAPADQPPKEEKKPKKVDAKSLSLYDKVLNFFGNAPQ, translated from the coding sequence ATGGAAGAAACAAAAATCGGCTTTGAAACATTAGCAGCGAAAGCCAAAGGCAGTAATAACGGACAGAATATAAAAATCAGTCAGGTTCTTGTCGTGCAACCTCCAAAAAGGGATTCAACAGATGTGGTAAAATGGCGAAGTGCAATAAAATCCGCAGATAAAGGAAAACGAAGCCCGTTAACATTACTCATTAATGATTTATTACTCGATCCGGTTATGGCTGATGCACTAGACCGTAGAATTAGAAAAATAACAAACCACGATATTGTTTTTCTGAGTGATGGTGATGAGATAGATGAAATGTTCGACTTAATAGACAGTTTGAAATTTGAAGAACTATTGCAGGAATTGATTTTATCCAAAGCTTATGGAAAGTCTGTTGTAGAACTTGCATTCAATCCTTCTTTTGATATTTATTCGATACCCAGACAGAATTTAGATACCAAAAGAAAAGTAATATTAAAGGACGTTTCACAAGATGATGGCATTTCTTATGAAAACGATGATTTTATTTTAAACATCGGAAAGGATGATGATTTAGGTTTTTTAACCAGAGTTGCACCGTATGTTATATTCAAAAGAAATGGGGGCGCTGATTATGCGCAATTCTGTGAGTTGTTCGGAATTCCCATTCTTGCAGGACTTTATGATCCGGAGGATGAAAACGCTCGCACAGAAATGGAAGATTCAATGACAAAACGAGGTGCCGGAGGTTCTATTGTTATGAGTAAAAATAGCGATATAAAACCAATAAGCAGTGGCGAAGGTAAAACCGTAGTACACGACAAATTTCTTTCATGGCTTGATGAACAAATATTGATTGGTATTATCGGACAGACAATGACCACAAAAAACGGTTCCAGTCTATCACAATCACAGGTACACCAGAAAACAGAAGAAGAAATTGCAGAGAGTGATCGCCGTTTTGTACAGCGATATTTGAATACGTATTTGGTGCCAATACTTGAAAAAAGGGGTTACCCGGTAAAAGCAGGCTTTTTTAAATTCTTAGATAAAGATGATACGCCTCTTATAGATAAACTGGATATTGCTCTGAGAGTTGATGAAAAGACCGCAGAAGGTGTGGACGATGAATACTTCTATACTACATTCGGTTTACCAAAAGGTACTAAAACCAAGACAAAGGAATCGAATCCAAGCAAGGAAGAAGCACCTGCGGATCAGCCTCCAAAGGAGGAAAAGAAACCTAAAAAAGTAGATGCCAAAAGTTTATCTCTGTATGATAAGGTATTAAATTTTTTCGGCAACGCTCCTCAGTAG
- a CDS encoding putative DNA-binding transcriptional regulator, with product MAKKGRLSKDELLEKQELAKLIYLTEDITQKELSERTGVTEKTISKWIEEEGWAKLKRNIPLTRDELLSSWYDELAELKEFIKKKPVGQRFADFKEAQLRRSLLKDIAVLEHDSGIPGTVDVMTAFVKFIRRSDLQNAKEISHLADAFIKYKIRG from the coding sequence ATGGCAAAGAAAGGACGATTAAGCAAAGATGAACTGCTTGAAAAGCAGGAACTGGCAAAGCTGATTTACCTTACTGAAGACATTACCCAGAAAGAACTTTCCGAAAGAACAGGAGTAACCGAAAAAACGATATCCAAATGGATTGAAGAGGAAGGCTGGGCAAAACTTAAAAGGAACATTCCATTAACCCGGGATGAACTGTTGTCTTCATGGTATGATGAATTAGCTGAGCTAAAAGAATTTATTAAGAAAAAGCCCGTAGGACAACGTTTCGCAGACTTTAAAGAGGCACAATTGAGAAGGTCTTTATTAAAAGATATTGCGGTACTGGAACATGATTCCGGAATTCCCGGAACGGTTGACGTAATGACAGCATTTGTGAAATTTATTCGTAGAAGTGATTTGCAAAACGCAAAGGAAATTTCGCATCTGGCAGATGCTTTTATTAAATACAAAATCCGGGGGTAA